The nucleotide window GTGCAATACACCTTAGCGGTTGACAGAGGTAACCAAAAAGTAAGTTATTTATACGATCACTTTAATATCGCGGTTATTCACTTGATTACCAAGATTGTAGAAGCTGCTCATGCAAATGGAAAGTGGGTAGGTGTATGTGGCGAAATGGCAAGTGATCCATTAGCAGTTGTGTTGTTTATGGAAATGGCTATAGATGAGCTGAGTATGAGTGCCCCATCGATACCAAAAATTAAGGAAGTAATTAGGGGTTGTAGAAGAGATGGGAAAGTTTTGGAGCAGGTTTTAAAGCTAACGGAAGCGGCTAAGATAAGAGAGTTTTTATCTACGTGTATAGTAAGTGGAAAAGCGGCAGAAGTGTAAGGAGGAATTTGATTTAGCGTAGTGGATTTTCTTTTTGTTAAGAAGTTTTAGCAAATGCAATTGGAAAAGCGGCGGAAGTGTGACGAGAATTTTAATTGCGGCGTAGCCGATTTTCCTTTCTGGCACGCTTCTTGCTAATAATATTAATGATACTATCAATAAATAGGAGGATTTATTATGAAGAAAATTATTAACCAACCAGACAATGTAGTTGATGAAATGTTAAAGGGGATTGTTGCTGCTCATCCAACATATGTAAAGAGAGTAGATGGTTTTGAGATACTTGTTAGAGCTAACAGTCCACAACCAAAGGTTGCATTAGTAAGTGGTGGTGGTAGCGGCCATGAACCTTCTCATGGGGGATTTGTTGGTAAGGGTATGTTAGATGGCGCTGTTGCGGGGGCAGTGTTTACCTCACCTACACCTGATCAAGTATTTGAAGCGGTAAAAGCAGTGAATGGTGGTAAAGGGGTTTTATTAGTTGTTAAGAATTATACTGGTGATATCATGAACTTTGAAATGGCAGCTGAAATGGCGGCTGAAGAAGGCATCCAAGTTGAACATGTTGTTGTAAATGATGACGTTGCAGTTGAAGATAGTACTTGGACAACAGGAAGAAGAGGTATCGCTGGAACAGTATTTGTACATAAAATAGCTGGTGCTAAGGCAGAAGCTGGTGGTGACTTACAAGAAGTGAAAAGAGTTGCTGAAAAAGTAATCAAAAATGTAAAATCCATGGGTATGGCACTTACAACTTGTACAGTACCTGCAGCAGGAAAACCAAGCTTTGTACTTCCAGAAAATGAAGTGGAGATTGGTATGGGTATTCACGGCGAGCCAGGTACTCATAGAGAAGTTCTTAGATCTGCAGACGAAACAGTTGATCATTTATTGGAAAAAATATTTGCTGACATAAATCCTACATCAGGAGATGAAGTAGCAGTATTGGTAAATGGTCTTGGTGGAACACCTATCATGGAACTATACGTTGCGAATTTGAGAGTAGCAAACGTATTAGGTGATAAGGGTGTTAAGATTGCTAAAACTTATGTAGGAAATTACATGACATCTTTAGATATGGCTGGATTCTCAATTTCTATACTTAAATTAGATGCTGAGTTAAAAGAATTGTTATTTGCTGCAGCAGATACGCCAGCATTGGTACAAAACTAGATTAATTGTTGATAAATAAATATATAAATTTTGAAAGGGCGATTAAGAAGGTGTTAATCGCTCTTTTTCTATAAAATGCTTATTGTGATAACCGGATGAGCATCATTGCAACATCATCGGTAAAATCCGTATGATTTGCCTTATGAATCATGTGAAAAGCATAGAAAATCTCTTCTAAAAATTCTTCCGGATTAGTTAAGAGGGCTTTTTTTAAGTATCCTGCCAGAGAGAACACTTTATTCCATCCGGTAAAATCCGTTCCTTCTCCGGAGCAAAACAGCCCGTCCGTATAAAGAAATATAAAATCGTTCTTTTTTAGCTGTATTTGTTCTGTCTCAAATTCAACGTCTTCCATCATTCCTATCAGAAAACCGTTTTGGTGAATTTCTTCAAACTGTTCTATTTCATTAACATAAATCATTGGATATGGCTGGCCGGCGTTTGCATAGTACAACATGTTGTTTTCTATAATCCCTACAAACGCAGTAAAAACAACATAATGATCCTTACCTGCAAAATCAAAATACTGAAAGATGGAATTGTTCATATCCTCTAAGATTTCATGAGGCAAAATCCCCTTTTTTTCTATGCTTTTTCGATATAGAATTTTGATCATCGAAGAAGCCATTCCGGCAGCAATTCCATGTCCGGTTACATCTGCAACCATAAAATGAATTCTTCCATCACTTTCTACGCAATCGAAGAAATCCCCTCCTATTCCGAGGGAAGGATGATATTTTATAAACAAATCTACTCCCTTAAAACTATTGGATTTTGGCAACATAATATTGGCAAAGGCATTGGCATTTTTCAATTCCTCATGAATATGTTTGTTCAGCTCAATAATAATTTGATTTTGTTCATACATTATCAATGCATTTTTTGCTTTTAATGGCAGGATAATATTCATATCATTTGTTGAAAGAGGTTTTGTAAAATAATCCACTGCGCCTTTATTTAACGTGTCTTCTATGGACTTTATTTCTGTGATGGCGCTGTTTACGATAACCGGAATATCTTTGTGCTGCTCATTTTGTTTTAATCTGGTTAAGGTTTCATAACCGTCTAAGACCGGCATAATTAAATCCAAAATAATCAAATCCACTTGGACCAGCTCAACAATATCCAACACTTCTTGCCCATTGACTGCTTCTTCAAAAACAATATCCTCTAAGCTTTGTGCTAATATGTTCTTTATCAGCAATCGATTCATTGCCGCATCATCTGCTATCAGAATGCGATACTTCATGTTACTTTTCCCTCCGGTTGCTACTGCGTGATTTTGCTTTTTATAAAGTGCCAGCTTTCTGTTACACTTATTTAGCATTGCCATTTCTTAGGTTTTATCTTTTGCACTCTTTATATCAGCTTTGCATATCAAAAAACTTGTCAAGCTTCATCAGCTTGAATAAGCATTGAACATCTTCGTTGGCGCCTGCCACACAAAAGTTTTTTTCTATTGCTTTCATTTTTTTGTACATACCGATTACAAAGGTCACTCCGGCAGAATCGATATTATTTGTTAGGGCCAGATTTAAAATACATTCATCATATGCCCCAGGTTCAGGTAGTAATTCCTCCAGATTCTGATTGTACTGAGGGATTTTATTCGCTGTTAATCCTTCTGAAATTGTAAAAATAACTCTTTTTCCTTCTATTGTTTTTTTCATTTTGTTATTCCTCCTGACTTAAGTCTAGTACAACCTTAACCTGATTGCCTGATACACTGACGCTTAATGCCATTTCCATAAGTAATTGATATCCCCTGTTTCTGTCTCTTAGAATTGTATCCACATCTTCAGAATCAAATACCTGATTTGGTAAAATGATTCCTTCGCCTTCGTCAGTTACTTCCAGTATCAGATAAGGGGATTCTTTTATGATACGGCACAGGACCTTTTTACCAGGAGCAAATTTATTGCCATGTTCTACTGCATTATTCATAATTTCTCTCAGCAAAAAATTGATTTTAAATACTATTTTTTTGTCCAGCAATGACCATTGTGCCGTTAATAATTGAAGTATTTCTTCAACAGCTTCATGGACTGCCTGAAAAGAAGATTCAATATTCTTCTCATATACAATCATTCTGATCACCTCGTTGAATTATTTTAACAGGTAAAAGACAGCGGCAGTAATAATAGTTGGCAAGAGTGCGTACTTTAATAAAAGACCTGACGAAATACCATTGTCGAAATATTTTTTTAAAATCGATTGTCCAACTGGATTCGGTGCATTGGCGATTAATGTCAATCCCCCGCCTGTAATCGCACCTGTAACA belongs to Firmicutes bacterium HGW-Firmicutes-1 and includes:
- a CDS encoding dihydroxyacetone kinase subunit DhaK → MKKIINQPDNVVDEMLKGIVAAHPTYVKRVDGFEILVRANSPQPKVALVSGGGSGHEPSHGGFVGKGMLDGAVAGAVFTSPTPDQVFEAVKAVNGGKGVLLVVKNYTGDIMNFEMAAEMAAEEGIQVEHVVVNDDVAVEDSTWTTGRRGIAGTVFVHKIAGAKAEAGGDLQEVKRVAEKVIKNVKSMGMALTTCTVPAAGKPSFVLPENEVEIGMGIHGEPGTHREVLRSADETVDHLLEKIFADINPTSGDEVAVLVNGLGGTPIMELYVANLRVANVLGDKGVKIAKTYVGNYMTSLDMAGFSISILKLDAELKELLFAAADTPALVQN